Proteins encoded within one genomic window of Sulfurovum sp. XGS-02:
- a CDS encoding DUF1653 domain-containing protein gives MQLEKGIYKHYKGNLYEVFMTAQHSETEEWMVVYKALYGDQGMWVRPYEMFVEKVEVEGLFIPRFEKLEDED, from the coding sequence ATGCAACTGGAAAAAGGGATTTATAAACATTATAAAGGGAACCTTTATGAGGTCTTTATGACAGCACAACACTCAGAGACCGAGGAGTGGATGGTAGTCTATAAGGCTTTGTATGGGGATCAGGGGATGTGGGTGCGTCCGTATGAGATGTTTGTGGAAAAAGTTGAAGTAGAGGGACTCTTTATACCCCGCTTTGAAAAACTAGAGGATGAGGATTAG
- a CDS encoding 1-aminocyclopropane-1-carboxylate deaminase/D-cysteine desulfhydrase, protein MKTLHFPSPIQSITFDEHHFYLKRDDLIDSDFSGNKARKFYYFLQHDFPDVRKLVSYGSAQSNAMYSLSVLAKMKGWEFEYAVDHIADYLKAHPHGNYKAALDNGMKIIQKESISSSYPKSVLFIEEGGRQQEAEFGIRALAEEIVAWKEENDITQLNIFLPSGTGTTALFLQKYLPSNRVYTTACVGDENYLKEQFLSLEKDENVHPVTLSLDKKHHFAKLYKENYKIWLKLHQQTGVEFDLLYDPLGWRVLLAHPEVFSIPTLYIHQGGVLGNESMLPRYERKYKDIDKDIL, encoded by the coding sequence ATGAAAACGTTACATTTCCCCTCTCCGATCCAATCCATCACTTTTGACGAACATCATTTTTATCTGAAACGGGATGATTTGATAGATTCTGATTTCTCAGGTAACAAAGCACGAAAATTTTACTATTTTCTTCAACACGATTTTCCTGATGTCAGGAAGCTTGTCTCTTATGGCTCTGCACAGTCTAATGCGATGTATTCACTCTCTGTCTTGGCAAAGATGAAAGGATGGGAGTTTGAGTATGCAGTAGACCACATCGCTGACTATCTGAAAGCACATCCCCATGGTAATTACAAGGCTGCACTGGATAACGGCATGAAGATCATTCAAAAAGAGAGCATTTCTTCAAGTTATCCTAAGAGTGTTCTTTTTATAGAAGAGGGTGGAAGGCAACAAGAAGCAGAGTTTGGTATAAGAGCCTTGGCTGAAGAAATTGTAGCATGGAAAGAAGAGAATGATATAACACAGTTAAATATATTTCTACCTTCCGGGACCGGTACAACGGCACTTTTTTTACAAAAATATCTTCCTTCAAACAGGGTATATACGACAGCATGTGTAGGAGATGAGAACTATCTCAAAGAACAGTTTTTATCGTTAGAAAAGGATGAGAATGTACATCCTGTGACCTTGAGTTTGGATAAAAAACACCATTTTGCCAAACTTTATAAAGAAAACTATAAAATTTGGCTAAAATTACATCAACAGACGGGAGTTGAGTTTGATCTCCTCTATGATCCCCTCGGATGGAGGGTTTTACTTGCCCATCCTGAGGTCTTTTCTATACCGACACTCTACATCCATCAAGGTGGTGTGTTAGGCAATGAGAGTATGCTCCCGAGATATGAACGAAAATATAAAGATATAGATAAGGATATATTGTGA
- the ileS gene encoding isoleucine--tRNA ligase, whose protein sequence is MDFKDTLLLPKTDFPMRGNLPNNEPKKYNAWFDADIYEQMKTKRAGAEMFTLHDGPPYANGDIHIGHALNKILKDIILKYNYFQGKAVRMTPGWDCHGLPIEQKVEEKLGKSKKEAMPTEKFRELCRAHAEKFVDIQRDGFKALGVIADWENPYVTMDFKFEANIYRTLCEVAQKGLLVERHKPIFWSWAARTALADAEVEYEDKEDYSIYVHFELSDAAKEKLGLEGKAGLVIWTTTPWTLPANTGISLNPDEMYVLTDDGHIVAEARHEAMIEEGVVSGHANRKIAAKEMENLLAINPVNGRTSTVVLGDHVLMDGGTGCVHTAPGHGEDDYKVGLKYGLEVVMPVDERGCYDESVKGLNLLPNPDEFVGMHIFKANEPILEILGDALLKQSKFVHSYPHCWRTKKPLIYRATNQWFISIDDTAKGAKESLRDTALHAIEGVDFYPKTSKNRLKPMIEGRPDWCISRQRSWGVPIAFFRNKSTKEVIFDVKVLDHVATLFDAQGADAWYSMSIEELLPENSGYNADDLEKINDILDVWFDSGSTWNSVIKSGNYDAGEYPASLYIEGSDQHRGWFQSSLLLSAAVNEVSPYKTLITHGFTVDEKGEKMSKSKGNVVAPDKVVKEYGSEILRLWVALSDYQSDLKISDNILKQTAEQYRKIRNTFRFLLANVDDLENYVANDAYGELDRWILTKAAEVFASVKSSFDAYDFLRGFATLNHFITNELSGIYMDITKDRLYCEDKNDPVRRATQSAMAHIAKAMLGLVAPVLTYTADEILEYAPALFKDGMENVFDLVYVAVPTVEASFDDTILITAREKFSEAVDKLKKEKLMKSTLEVEIAGDISKFAINDSKDLEDWFVVSAMKSSSEGEQVASFEVDGSTYTVHKATASKCPRCWRFTSSSDECACERCAKVVA, encoded by the coding sequence ATGGATTTTAAAGACACACTTCTCCTCCCAAAAACCGATTTTCCAATGCGTGGAAATCTTCCAAACAATGAACCTAAAAAGTACAATGCATGGTTTGATGCCGATATTTATGAGCAGATGAAAACAAAACGCGCAGGTGCTGAAATGTTTACACTTCATGATGGACCTCCGTATGCCAACGGCGACATTCACATTGGACATGCACTGAACAAAATACTCAAAGATATCATCTTAAAATATAACTATTTTCAAGGCAAAGCGGTGCGTATGACTCCGGGCTGGGATTGTCATGGTCTTCCGATCGAACAGAAAGTTGAAGAGAAACTGGGCAAAAGCAAGAAGGAAGCAATGCCTACAGAGAAGTTCAGAGAGCTTTGCCGTGCACATGCTGAAAAGTTTGTAGATATACAAAGAGACGGATTTAAAGCTTTGGGTGTCATTGCAGATTGGGAAAATCCTTATGTAACGATGGATTTTAAATTTGAAGCAAACATTTATAGAACACTTTGCGAAGTAGCACAAAAAGGTCTCTTGGTCGAAAGACATAAACCTATTTTCTGGTCATGGGCTGCGAGAACTGCACTTGCGGATGCAGAAGTAGAGTATGAAGATAAAGAAGACTACTCTATCTATGTACACTTTGAACTCAGCGATGCAGCCAAAGAGAAGCTGGGACTAGAAGGTAAAGCCGGTCTTGTGATCTGGACCACCACGCCTTGGACACTGCCGGCGAATACAGGTATCTCTCTGAATCCTGACGAGATGTATGTCTTGACCGATGATGGGCATATCGTAGCAGAGGCTCGTCATGAAGCGATGATAGAAGAGGGTGTGGTCTCAGGACATGCAAATAGAAAGATCGCAGCCAAAGAGATGGAAAATCTTTTGGCGATAAACCCTGTAAACGGTCGTACTTCTACCGTGGTCCTTGGTGACCATGTACTGATGGACGGCGGTACCGGATGTGTACATACCGCTCCCGGACATGGTGAAGATGACTACAAAGTAGGATTGAAGTATGGCCTTGAAGTGGTGATGCCTGTCGATGAGCGCGGATGTTATGATGAGAGTGTCAAAGGATTAAACCTACTTCCTAATCCAGACGAGTTTGTGGGGATGCATATCTTTAAAGCCAATGAGCCTATCTTGGAGATCCTGGGTGATGCATTGTTAAAACAAAGTAAATTCGTTCACTCCTATCCACACTGTTGGAGAACAAAAAAACCGCTGATCTATAGAGCAACGAACCAATGGTTCATCTCCATAGATGATACAGCTAAAGGTGCCAAAGAGTCTCTTAGAGATACAGCACTTCATGCGATCGAAGGTGTGGATTTTTATCCTAAAACATCTAAAAACCGTCTCAAGCCGATGATCGAAGGAAGACCTGACTGGTGTATCTCTCGTCAGCGTTCTTGGGGAGTGCCTATCGCATTCTTTAGAAACAAGAGTACCAAAGAGGTGATCTTCGATGTAAAGGTATTGGACCATGTGGCTACGCTTTTTGATGCGCAGGGGGCAGATGCCTGGTACTCTATGAGTATCGAAGAGCTTCTTCCAGAGAACTCAGGTTACAATGCTGATGATCTCGAAAAGATCAATGATATCCTGGATGTATGGTTTGACTCAGGTTCGACCTGGAATTCTGTGATCAAAAGCGGAAATTATGATGCGGGTGAATACCCTGCATCCCTGTATATCGAAGGAAGTGACCAGCATAGAGGGTGGTTCCAGTCTTCACTATTGCTTTCAGCAGCAGTGAATGAAGTGTCTCCGTATAAAACACTGATCACGCATGGCTTTACTGTGGATGAGAAGGGTGAGAAGATGTCCAAGTCCAAAGGTAACGTTGTCGCTCCGGACAAAGTTGTCAAAGAGTATGGTTCTGAAATTCTGAGACTCTGGGTAGCGCTTTCAGATTATCAGTCAGACTTGAAGATCTCTGACAATATTTTGAAACAGACAGCTGAACAGTATAGAAAGATAAGAAATACATTCAGGTTCCTACTTGCAAATGTGGATGATCTTGAAAACTATGTGGCCAATGATGCCTATGGTGAATTGGACAGATGGATCCTCACTAAGGCAGCAGAGGTATTTGCATCGGTCAAAAGCTCATTTGATGCCTATGATTTCCTTAGAGGGTTTGCAACACTGAACCACTTTATCACCAATGAGCTTTCAGGTATCTATATGGATATCACGAAAGACAGACTCTATTGTGAAGATAAAAATGATCCTGTCAGAAGAGCCACACAGTCTGCCATGGCACATATTGCCAAAGCGATGTTGGGACTTGTTGCTCCTGTATTGACCTATACGGCAGATGAGATCCTGGAGTATGCACCGGCACTTTTCAAAGATGGAATGGAGAATGTATTTGATCTTGTATATGTTGCAGTACCAACAGTTGAGGCAAGTTTTGATGATACTATACTTATCACGGCACGTGAAAAATTCTCTGAGGCGGTAGACAAACTCAAAAAAGAGAAATTGATGAAATCGACGCTTGAAGTGGAGATCGCAGGAGATATAAGTAAGTTTGCGATTAATGACAGTAAAGACCTTGAAGACTGGTTTGTGGTTTCAGCGATGAAATCAAGCAGTGAGGGTGAGCAGGTTGCTTCTTTCGAAGTAGATGGTTCAACGTATACGGTACATAAAGCAACCGCTTCAAAATGTCCGAGATGTTGGAGATTTACAAGCAGCAGTGATGAGTGTGCCTGTGAGAGATGTGCAAAGGTCGTTGCCTAA
- a CDS encoding CinA family protein: protein MKNIKELTEKIIQKLTKEGQTISFAESCTGGRIVAAFTSISGASEVLHGSCITYSNDIKHLWLGVSKEVLENFGAVSEQCVSQMLDGIQKMASSDYAIAVSGIAGPTGGTEFKPVGTVYIGLKTPFSKEVFHCNFKGSRDEVQEQSTLFAIEKLAEVLEI from the coding sequence ATGAAAAATATAAAAGAACTCACAGAAAAAATCATTCAAAAATTGACGAAAGAGGGACAAACGATCTCTTTTGCAGAAAGTTGTACGGGTGGTCGTATCGTTGCAGCCTTTACTTCCATATCAGGTGCCTCTGAGGTACTGCATGGCTCTTGCATCACCTACTCGAACGATATCAAACATCTCTGGCTGGGTGTAAGCAAAGAGGTACTTGAAAACTTCGGTGCAGTCAGCGAACAGTGTGTATCACAGATGTTGGACGGTATACAAAAGATGGCAAGTTCTGACTATGCCATAGCTGTTTCCGGTATAGCAGGTCCTACCGGCGGTACAGAGTTCAAACCTGTGGGAACCGTATATATAGGGTTGAAAACACCTTTTTCTAAAGAGGTTTTTCATTGCAATTTCAAAGGTTCAAGAGATGAAGTTCAGGAACAATCTACCCTCTTTGCTATCGAGAAATTGGCTGAAGTATTGGAAATTTAA
- a CDS encoding cytochrome b/b6 domain-containing protein, protein MKKWRLDFRVWHWIHATVILGLLGTVFLRKTFLSWRANSELITQKLSEINIEVTSDQAKGLATAIRAPMWEWHILLGYAFAILVLWRLLLFFTQSGKTNYQNFKEKTLHKKIVALSYIVLYAVLLFMAVSGLAIHFHEALSLTKDTAHDIKEIHELVYNAVLIFVPLHIIGVILAENRDEKGIISNMIHGGSQT, encoded by the coding sequence GTGAAAAAATGGCGTTTGGATTTTAGAGTGTGGCACTGGATACATGCGACTGTTATTTTAGGGCTGTTAGGTACAGTATTTTTACGAAAAACCTTTTTAAGTTGGAGAGCGAACTCTGAGCTCATTACACAAAAACTTTCAGAGATCAACATTGAAGTCACGTCTGATCAGGCGAAAGGACTCGCCACAGCCATCCGTGCGCCCATGTGGGAGTGGCATATCCTCTTAGGGTATGCGTTCGCTATTTTAGTTCTATGGAGACTCCTACTCTTTTTTACCCAAAGCGGAAAAACCAACTACCAAAACTTCAAAGAAAAGACACTCCACAAAAAAATCGTAGCACTGAGTTATATCGTTCTCTATGCTGTCCTTCTATTTATGGCAGTTTCAGGATTGGCCATTCACTTTCATGAAGCACTTTCCCTTACAAAAGATACGGCCCATGACATCAAAGAGATACACGAACTTGTTTACAATGCCGTATTGATCTTTGTTCCCTTGCATATCATCGGGGTCATTCTTGCTGAGAACAGAGATGAAAAAGGGATCATTTCAAATATGATCCATGGAGGAAGTCAAACTTGA
- a CDS encoding M20/M25/M40 family metallo-hydrolase → MSSIIEHFQTLTQIPHCSKIADKLLEFLVTFAKERGYEVEVDDAKNIYLSKGRPTLCLQAHYDMVCMGKAPILETYVEDGWMKAKDASLGADNGMAIAMMMQLMDEGKELEFLFTSDEEVGLIGANQVSFDLQSPYMLNLDSEDEAEVYIGCAGGVDITASKQDSYVDGNGTCYEVAVKGLVGGHSGVDIDKGIPSAIKVLGEYLYEQQITQLASIYAGERRNSIPANAVAIVCSESKLENTELVKVRELTERPKVLREGNKTIEMIHRFKHGVHAQNEEMGIPDVSINLAIITADEKGGLLVETSARAMDAVKLEDISKETLAFFNAYGFNVKLEDKYPAWKPDISDFTNLVSQEMQSVFGKTKMMAIHAGLECGVIAEKYPDMKFASIGPTIRYPHSTREMVDLESVERTFEVVKLIIRSVNEAQK, encoded by the coding sequence ATGTCATCGATCATCGAACACTTTCAAACCCTTACACAGATCCCCCACTGCAGTAAGATAGCAGATAAGTTATTGGAATTTTTAGTTACATTCGCTAAAGAGAGAGGGTATGAGGTTGAAGTAGATGATGCTAAAAATATTTACCTATCAAAAGGCAGACCGACACTCTGTCTTCAAGCACACTATGACATGGTCTGCATGGGTAAGGCTCCTATCTTAGAAACCTACGTGGAGGATGGATGGATGAAAGCCAAAGATGCTTCATTAGGTGCAGATAACGGTATGGCCATTGCAATGATGATGCAGCTGATGGATGAAGGTAAAGAGTTGGAGTTCCTGTTTACGTCTGATGAAGAGGTGGGACTGATAGGTGCAAATCAAGTCTCCTTTGATCTTCAGAGTCCCTATATGTTAAACCTGGACAGTGAAGATGAAGCAGAGGTCTATATAGGGTGTGCAGGTGGTGTCGATATTACAGCCTCAAAACAAGACAGTTATGTTGATGGAAATGGGACGTGTTATGAAGTGGCAGTCAAAGGACTGGTCGGTGGACACTCAGGTGTAGATATCGATAAGGGCATTCCTTCTGCGATTAAAGTACTGGGTGAGTATTTGTATGAACAGCAGATCACTCAGTTGGCAAGTATCTATGCAGGAGAACGTCGAAATTCTATTCCAGCCAATGCAGTGGCCATAGTATGCAGTGAATCGAAGCTAGAAAACACAGAGTTGGTGAAGGTACGTGAACTGACTGAGAGGCCGAAAGTTTTGCGTGAGGGCAATAAAACCATAGAGATGATACATCGATTCAAGCATGGCGTACATGCCCAAAATGAAGAAATGGGGATTCCTGACGTCAGTATCAACTTGGCTATTATCACTGCAGATGAGAAGGGTGGGCTTCTTGTGGAAACCAGCGCACGTGCCATGGATGCGGTGAAGCTGGAAGATATTTCAAAAGAAACATTGGCGTTCTTTAATGCTTACGGTTTTAACGTAAAACTTGAAGATAAATACCCTGCGTGGAAACCGGATATCAGTGATTTTACCAATCTTGTGAGTCAAGAGATGCAATCGGTGTTCGGTAAAACAAAGATGATGGCGATACATGCAGGACTTGAGTGTGGTGTCATCGCAGAGAAATATCCTGACATGAAGTTTGCTTCCATTGGTCCAACGATCCGTTATCCTCATTCTACCAGAGAGATGGTGGATCTGGAATCCGTAGAGCGTACGTTTGAGGTAGTGAAACTGATCATAAGATCGGTCAATGAAGCACAGAAATAG
- the nth gene encoding endonuclease III, which produces MAKVKKATKKEIEEIKSIFLEHYPDSVTELEYRNLYELLIAVMLSAQCTDKRVNIITPALFKAYPDPVSLANADLDEVKSYINTCSFFNNKAKNLIKMAQSVVENYGNEVPLERDELVKLAGVGQKTANVVMIEYTGANLMAVDTHVYRVAHRLGLSDAKTAVKCEEELSKKFKTDLHLLHQAMVLFGRYRCKAVKPECEGCFMEAHCKTKQTFKV; this is translated from the coding sequence ATGGCAAAAGTCAAAAAAGCAACCAAAAAAGAGATAGAAGAGATAAAAAGTATCTTTCTTGAACACTATCCTGATTCTGTCACAGAATTAGAGTATCGTAATCTCTATGAACTGCTCATTGCGGTCATGCTTTCTGCGCAGTGTACAGATAAACGTGTGAATATCATTACCCCTGCTCTTTTTAAAGCCTATCCGGACCCGGTATCTCTTGCCAATGCTGATCTGGATGAAGTCAAATCCTACATCAATACCTGTTCATTTTTCAACAACAAAGCCAAAAACCTCATCAAAATGGCACAGAGTGTGGTAGAGAACTATGGGAATGAAGTCCCGCTGGAGCGTGATGAACTGGTCAAACTTGCAGGCGTAGGCCAAAAAACAGCCAATGTTGTCATGATAGAGTATACCGGAGCCAATCTCATGGCTGTAGATACCCATGTATACAGGGTCGCACACCGTTTAGGACTCTCGGATGCCAAAACCGCTGTCAAATGTGAAGAGGAGTTAAGCAAGAAGTTCAAAACAGACCTACACCTGCTCCATCAGGCGATGGTGCTCTTTGGACGCTACAGATGTAAAGCGGTCAAACCCGAATGTGAAGGGTGCTTTATGGAGGCCCATTGTAAAACAAAACAAACCTTTAAAGTATAG
- the fbaA gene encoding class II fructose-bisphosphate aldolase — translation MSTKVLDVVPAGVVTGDDLQKLFKIAKEDGFALPAVNVVSTSSVNAVLEAAKKVNSPIMVQFSNGGGAYYAGKGLPSDEAAILGCISGAQHVHTVAKAYGIPVVLHTDHAARKLLPWIDALLDASEAHYKVHGVPLFSSHMIDLSEEPIEENIATCKVYLERMSKMGMTLEIELGVTGGEEDGVDNTHIDNALLYTQPEEVAYAYEELSKISDKFTIAASFGNVHGVYKPGNVTLTPKILDNSQSYIEEKYNTAKKPVNFVFHGGSGSELSDIREAISYGVIKMNIDTDTQWSFWDGVRTYVAKYHDYLQGQIGNPEGEDKPNKKYYDPRKWLRAAEESTVARLERAFDDLNCLNRN, via the coding sequence ATGTCTACAAAAGTTCTAGATGTAGTACCGGCAGGTGTAGTGACGGGGGATGACCTTCAAAAGTTATTTAAAATTGCAAAAGAGGACGGGTTTGCTTTACCTGCTGTGAACGTGGTAAGTACCTCTTCTGTGAATGCTGTACTCGAAGCTGCAAAGAAAGTGAACTCTCCTATCATGGTCCAGTTTTCAAATGGCGGTGGTGCATACTATGCAGGTAAAGGACTGCCTTCAGACGAGGCAGCGATATTAGGGTGTATCTCAGGTGCACAGCACGTACATACGGTGGCAAAAGCCTATGGTATACCTGTTGTACTTCATACAGACCATGCAGCAAGAAAACTTCTGCCTTGGATCGATGCACTGCTGGATGCAAGTGAAGCACATTACAAGGTACACGGGGTTCCTCTTTTCTCTTCTCATATGATAGACCTCTCTGAAGAACCTATAGAAGAGAATATCGCTACATGTAAGGTCTATTTGGAGCGTATGTCTAAGATGGGCATGACACTTGAGATAGAACTCGGTGTCACAGGCGGAGAAGAAGACGGGGTTGATAATACACATATCGATAATGCACTGCTCTATACTCAGCCTGAAGAGGTAGCGTATGCGTATGAAGAACTTTCAAAGATCTCTGACAAGTTCACTATTGCTGCTTCTTTTGGAAATGTACACGGGGTGTATAAACCTGGGAATGTGACCCTTACACCGAAGATACTTGATAACTCTCAATCCTATATCGAAGAGAAGTACAATACAGCCAAAAAACCTGTGAATTTTGTTTTCCACGGTGGTTCAGGTTCTGAACTCTCTGACATCAGAGAAGCGATCAGTTACGGTGTGATCAAAATGAACATAGATACCGATACACAGTGGTCATTCTGGGATGGTGTACGTACCTATGTTGCCAAGTATCATGACTACTTGCAGGGGCAGATCGGTAACCCTGAGGGCGAGGACAAACCGAACAAAAAGTATTATGATCCAAGAAAATGGTTACGTGCTGCAGAAGAGTCAACGGTTGCAAGACTCGAGAGGGCATTTGATGACCTTAACTGTTTAAATAGAAACTAA
- a CDS encoding CPXCG motif-containing cysteine-rich protein, protein MEHFFTCPYCWERISMILDYSEEQSDYIEDCEVCCRPIELRFRFSGENLVSFEARRMEGI, encoded by the coding sequence ATGGAGCATTTCTTTACCTGCCCCTACTGCTGGGAACGTATCTCTATGATACTCGACTATTCCGAAGAGCAAAGCGATTATATAGAGGATTGTGAAGTATGCTGTCGTCCCATAGAACTCCGTTTTAGGTTTTCCGGGGAAAATTTAGTGAGTTTTGAGGCGAGAAGAATGGAAGGGATCTAA
- a CDS encoding peptidylprolyl isomerase has product MLKLAKTSLLAVAVMATSVVASDILITVNGKNITKQDAQAFVSASAPQANFMELPPAEKKMVTDRLVEKVLFTELAAQEGIDKKPEFKRNMEKIKDELLVNMWMKEQLDNAIVSESEAKAFYDKNSEKFMEKASMRARHILLENEKDAQDIIDTLKPLKGEALKTKFIELAKSKSTGPSGPNGGDLGTFSKGQMVPEFSEAVWALENGKITTKPVKTKFGYHVIYLETKTEAKPAPYEKVKDNIIALLKQQQFTVKIKEVAKELKSKATIVDMTEEANTTK; this is encoded by the coding sequence ATGTTAAAACTCGCAAAAACTTCACTTCTTGCTGTGGCTGTCATGGCAACATCAGTAGTGGCGTCAGACATACTTATAACAGTCAATGGCAAAAATATCACGAAGCAGGATGCACAAGCATTTGTATCTGCCTCTGCACCTCAGGCAAACTTCATGGAACTTCCACCTGCTGAGAAAAAAATGGTTACAGATAGACTGGTAGAAAAAGTCCTTTTTACAGAGCTTGCAGCACAAGAGGGTATAGACAAAAAACCTGAATTTAAAAGAAACATGGAAAAGATCAAAGATGAACTTTTAGTAAACATGTGGATGAAAGAACAGTTGGATAATGCTATTGTAAGTGAGAGTGAAGCAAAAGCATTTTATGATAAAAACAGTGAAAAGTTCATGGAAAAAGCTTCTATGCGTGCAAGACACATTTTACTTGAAAATGAAAAAGATGCACAAGATATCATTGATACGCTAAAGCCACTGAAAGGCGAGGCGCTCAAAACCAAGTTCATCGAATTGGCTAAATCTAAATCTACAGGACCTTCCGGACCAAATGGTGGGGATCTTGGTACATTCAGTAAAGGACAGATGGTTCCAGAGTTTTCAGAAGCAGTGTGGGCACTTGAGAATGGTAAAATAACGACAAAGCCTGTGAAAACAAAGTTTGGTTACCACGTGATCTACCTTGAAACAAAAACGGAAGCAAAACCGGCGCCTTATGAGAAAGTGAAAGATAATATCATTGCTTTACTAAAGCAACAGCAGTTTACTGTTAAAATTAAAGAGGTCGCAAAAGAACTTAAAAGTAAAGCTACTATTGTTGATATGACAGAAGAAGCAAATACAACCAAATAG
- the hisD gene encoding histidinol dehydrogenase, with amino-acid sequence MKIFYSSDDTFDANFDELLQRGKMDIEGVTSIVSGLLKEIQTQGNSAVKSQIAKFDRWEPANDEALLVSTEEMKKAYEAIDPDLRDALHLAYDRIESYHQKLMPKTWMDKEANGTILGQKVTAVDRAGLYIPGGKAAYPSSLLMNVIPAQVAGVDEIVVCTPTPDDEINELLLAACHLCKVTKVFKVGGASAIGAMAYGTETIPKVDVITGPGNIFVATAKKLVYGEVNIDMIAGPSEIGILADESAREDYIAIDLLSQAEHDEMASSILITTDGELANRVSDKVEEFLGTLSREEIARKSIEERGAIIVTQDMDEAIELMNEIAPEHLEVITNDPMSLLDKIKHAGAIFLGENTPEPIGDYVAGPNHTLPTGGTAKFYSPLSVEHFLKKSSIISMSKEGMQEIGGACAMIANTEGLTAHEESVRIRLRD; translated from the coding sequence GTGAAAATATTTTACAGTAGTGATGATACATTTGATGCAAATTTTGATGAATTGCTCCAGCGTGGTAAAATGGATATAGAGGGTGTGACAAGCATTGTATCGGGACTTTTAAAAGAGATACAAACCCAAGGGAACAGTGCAGTTAAAAGTCAGATAGCGAAGTTTGACAGATGGGAACCTGCAAATGATGAGGCACTTTTGGTGTCCACAGAAGAGATGAAAAAAGCCTATGAAGCTATAGATCCTGACCTTCGTGATGCTCTCCACCTTGCGTATGACCGTATAGAAAGTTATCACCAAAAACTGATGCCAAAGACATGGATGGACAAAGAAGCCAATGGAACGATCCTGGGACAAAAAGTCACTGCCGTAGATAGAGCTGGGCTTTACATTCCCGGTGGGAAAGCAGCCTATCCAAGTTCACTGTTAATGAATGTGATACCTGCACAAGTTGCAGGTGTGGATGAGATAGTGGTATGTACACCTACACCGGATGATGAGATCAATGAACTCCTACTGGCGGCTTGTCACCTTTGTAAAGTGACAAAAGTCTTTAAAGTGGGTGGTGCTTCTGCGATCGGTGCGATGGCATATGGAACAGAGACGATTCCTAAAGTGGATGTCATTACCGGTCCTGGAAATATCTTCGTAGCTACAGCAAAAAAACTGGTTTACGGTGAAGTGAACATAGATATGATCGCAGGTCCGTCCGAGATAGGGATCCTGGCAGATGAGAGTGCAAGAGAAGACTACATTGCCATTGACCTTCTTTCACAGGCTGAACATGACGAGATGGCAAGTTCTATCCTTATTACAACCGATGGAGAGTTGGCAAACAGGGTCAGTGACAAGGTAGAAGAATTTTTAGGCACGCTTTCACGTGAAGAGATCGCCAGAAAGTCTATAGAGGAGAGAGGTGCCATTATCGTGACCCAGGATATGGATGAAGCGATCGAACTGATGAATGAGATCGCTCCTGAGCACTTGGAAGTGATCACGAATGATCCAATGTCTTTACTGGACAAGATCAAACATGCAGGTGCGATCTTCCTAGGTGAAAATACACCAGAACCGATAGGTGACTATGTAGCGGGACCAAACCACACACTGCCTACAGGCGGGACAGCAAAATTCTATTCACCTTTAAGTGTAGAACACTTTTTGAAGAAATCTTCTATTATCTCTATGAGTAAAGAGGGGATGCAGGAGATCGGTGGTGCGTGTGCCATGATCGCAAATACGGAAGGTTTGACGGCGCATGAGGAGTCTGTGCGTATTAGACTGAGGGATTAA